In Pseudomonadota bacterium, a genomic segment contains:
- the ahcY gene encoding adenosylhomocysteinase: MSTPLEKVDADYVVRDLALADWGRKELNIAETEMPGLMALREEFGESKPLKGARIAGSLHMTVQTAVLIETLTALGAEVRWASCNIFSTQDHAASAIVKTGVPVFAVKGETLDEYWDYTHRIMEWHDGGTPNMILDDGGDATGLLTLGTRAEKDISVLDNPGSEEEIALFKSIKARLQKDPTFYSRTLANIQGVTEETTTGVNRLYRLAKEGKLPFPAINVNDSVTKSKFDNLYGCRESLVDAIKRATDVMVAGKTALVCGFGDVGKGSAQSLRALGAITMVTEVDPICALQAAMEGYKVVDINDVIGDVDIFVTATGNFNIITTDLMTQMRNEAIVCNIGHFDNEIDVAGLKQFEWDNIKDGVDHIIFPNGNRITLLAQGRLVNLGCATGHPSFVMSNSFTNQVLAQMELWQNGDNYKKDVYVLPKHLDEKVARLHLDRIGAKLTELTPEQADYIGVKVEGPYKPDHYRY; this comes from the coding sequence ATGAGCACTCCTTTGGAAAAAGTGGACGCTGACTACGTCGTCCGCGATCTCGCACTCGCCGATTGGGGCCGCAAGGAACTGAACATCGCTGAAACCGAAATGCCGGGCCTGATGGCGCTGCGTGAGGAGTTCGGTGAGTCCAAGCCCCTGAAGGGCGCCCGCATCGCCGGCTCCCTGCACATGACCGTGCAGACCGCCGTGCTGATCGAGACCCTCACCGCCCTCGGCGCCGAAGTGCGCTGGGCGTCCTGCAACATCTTCTCCACCCAGGACCATGCGGCCTCCGCCATCGTGAAGACCGGCGTGCCCGTCTTCGCCGTGAAGGGCGAGACCCTGGACGAGTACTGGGACTACACCCACCGCATCATGGAATGGCATGACGGTGGCACCCCGAACATGATCCTGGATGACGGCGGCGACGCCACGGGGCTGCTGACCCTCGGCACCCGCGCCGAGAAGGACATCAGCGTCCTCGACAACCCCGGCAGCGAGGAAGAGATCGCCCTCTTCAAGTCCATCAAAGCTCGCCTGCAGAAGGACCCCACCTTCTACTCGCGCACCCTCGCCAACATCCAGGGCGTGACGGAAGAGACCACCACCGGCGTGAACCGTCTCTACCGCCTGGCCAAGGAGGGCAAGCTGCCCTTCCCCGCCATCAACGTGAACGACTCGGTCACGAAGTCCAAGTTCGACAACCTCTACGGTTGTCGTGAGTCCCTGGTCGACGCCATCAAGCGCGCCACGGACGTGATGGTGGCTGGTAAGACCGCGCTGGTCTGCGGCTTCGGCGACGTGGGCAAGGGCTCAGCCCAGTCCCTGCGCGCCCTCGGCGCCATCACCATGGTCACGGAAGTCGACCCGATCTGCGCCCTGCAGGCGGCGATGGAAGGCTACAAGGTTGTCGACATCAACGATGTGATCGGCGACGTGGACATCTTCGTCACCGCCACCGGCAACTTCAACATCATCACCACCGACCTCATGACGCAGATGCGCAACGAGGCCATCGTCTGCAACATCGGCCACTTCGACAACGAGATCGACGTCGCAGGTCTGAAGCAGTTCGAGTGGGACAACATCAAGGATGGTGTCGACCACATCATCTTCCCCAACGGCAACCGCATCACGCTGCTGGCCCAGGGTCGCCTGGTGAACCTCGGCTGCGCCACGGGCCACCCGAGCTTCGTCATGTCCAACTCCTTCACCAACCAGGTGCTGGCGCAGATGGAGCTGTGGCAGAACGGTGACAACTACAAGAAGGACGTCTACGTGCTGCCGAAGCACCTGGACGAGAAGGTGGCACGCCTGCACCTCGACCGCATCGGCGCCAAGCTCACGGAGCTCACGCCGGAGCAGGCCGACTACATCGGCGTGAAGGTGGAAGGCCCCTACAAGCCCGACCACTACCGCTACTGA
- a CDS encoding YdcF family protein, whose amino-acid sequence MTRYDLWWLIQPSHLMLWGLSIGALLCLRPRWRRLGARLAGTALITLLIGALTPASDWLIAPLERRFSPPPADTPPPCGLVVLAGAEQVVLSQTYGIPHVNDSADRLMTFIVLARRFPEAALIHSGRGRLHQGTSQSTVARSILRAALPNREITFENLSTDTKGAALEVARLIEATAPAESCEWWLVTSAFHMPRSMGVFRAAGVPVTAFPTDFRTGSDGFSLPQGVRALAQLDWAAHEWVGLLWYRLRGDTRELFPKPAQH is encoded by the coding sequence ATGACGCGCTACGACCTGTGGTGGTTGATTCAACCCAGCCATCTGATGCTCTGGGGCCTTTCCATCGGGGCGCTGCTCTGCCTGCGCCCGCGCTGGCGGCGGCTCGGTGCCCGGCTGGCAGGGACCGCCCTGATCACCCTGCTGATCGGCGCCCTGACCCCTGCCAGCGACTGGCTGATCGCGCCCCTCGAGAGGCGATTCTCACCGCCCCCCGCAGATACCCCTCCCCCCTGCGGCCTGGTGGTACTCGCGGGCGCTGAGCAAGTGGTTCTGAGTCAGACCTACGGCATCCCCCACGTCAACGATTCCGCTGATCGACTGATGACTTTCATAGTGCTGGCTCGCCGCTTCCCCGAAGCGGCGTTGATCCACAGCGGGCGGGGGCGCCTGCACCAGGGGACATCCCAGAGCACTGTGGCACGATCGATCCTGCGAGCGGCCCTCCCCAACCGCGAGATCACCTTCGAGAACCTCTCGACCGACACGAAGGGCGCAGCTCTCGAGGTCGCTCGACTGATCGAAGCAACGGCGCCGGCGGAAAGCTGTGAATGGTGGCTGGTGACGTCCGCTTTCCATATGCCCCGCTCGATGGGCGTGTTTCGTGCTGCAGGCGTGCCCGTGACCGCCTTCCCCACGGATTTTCGAACGGGCAGCGACGGCTTCTCCCTGCCACAAGGGGTCCGTGCACTCGCCCAGCTGGACTGGGCAGCCCACGAGTGGGTGGGCCTGCTCTGGTACCGCTTGCGCGGCGACACACGTGAGCTGTTTCCCAAGCCCGCTCAGCACTAG
- a CDS encoding phosphodiesterase: MTAPLAAPMLSAMFELLQFTDLHITRSAGECLRGIDTRDSLDAVYARALLCHPAPGALLLTGDIADDGSHEAYEHIRQVFADAPCPVLAIPGNHDDPAALRKVLSGAPFVTEGMHLLGEHWCARLLDSHLPGAVGGRLTAASLAQLDEAKTDDSGRHQLLALHHPPVALGSTWMDSIGLEEPQRLLDVVASTASVRAVVWGHAHQRYDDRRDGAHLLCTPSTCVQFAPRQAEFGTDSTRGPGYRHLRLHDNGDIDTQVVWLPFNTGARALSA; encoded by the coding sequence TTGACCGCCCCGCTCGCCGCACCCATGCTTTCGGCCATGTTTGAGCTGCTTCAGTTCACCGATCTGCACATCACCCGTTCGGCCGGCGAGTGCTTGCGCGGCATCGATACACGCGACAGCCTGGACGCCGTCTACGCCCGCGCCCTGTTGTGTCATCCCGCGCCGGGCGCCCTGTTGCTCACCGGCGACATCGCCGACGATGGCAGTCACGAGGCCTACGAACATATTCGTCAGGTATTCGCCGACGCCCCCTGCCCGGTGCTGGCGATCCCTGGCAACCATGACGATCCGGCTGCCCTTCGCAAGGTTCTCTCCGGCGCCCCCTTCGTAACCGAGGGCATGCACCTGCTCGGTGAGCACTGGTGCGCGCGACTCCTGGACAGCCACCTGCCCGGCGCCGTGGGTGGTCGCCTCACGGCGGCCTCGCTCGCACAGCTGGACGAGGCCAAGACCGACGATAGCGGACGCCACCAGCTCCTGGCCCTGCACCATCCACCGGTGGCCCTCGGCAGCACCTGGATGGACTCAATAGGCTTGGAGGAGCCCCAACGCCTGCTGGATGTGGTGGCCAGCACCGCGTCGGTCCGGGCGGTCGTGTGGGGCCATGCCCACCAGCGCTACGACGATCGGCGCGACGGCGCCCATTTGCTCTGCACACCTTCCACCTGCGTACAGTTCGCGCCGCGACAGGCAGAGTTCGGCACGGACAGCACGCGAGGACCGGGCTACCGCCATCTGCGCTTGCACGACAACGGTGATATCGACACGCAGGTCGTGTGGCTGCCCTTCAACACGGGCGCCCGGGCCCTCTCCGCGTGA